Proteins encoded together in one Candidatus Babeliales bacterium window:
- a CDS encoding glycosyltransferase: MKVAIVVPAYNEEKRIGRMLDHYVEYFTGLHIAKIVDFEFIVVLNGCVDNTHGVVEAVQKRCDKVRMITSESAGKGHAIATGFADALLRDNDLIGFVDADMATRPEYFYALIREIYDCDGVIASRHMPESVVTPARPWIKRWGKRIFYDGLAYLLFGLAYYDMQCGAKLFKRHVITTVVPHLTVKQWAFDVELLYLCKKNGFLIKEIPTVWHDQADSKLTNIFCAGFPMLASLFRVKFRHLFS; the protein is encoded by the coding sequence ATGAAAGTGGCGATTGTTGTTCCAGCCTATAATGAAGAAAAGCGAATTGGCAGAATGCTTGACCATTATGTGGAGTATTTTACTGGTCTGCATATTGCTAAGATTGTAGATTTTGAATTTATTGTAGTGCTTAATGGATGTGTTGATAATACGCATGGAGTGGTAGAAGCGGTACAAAAACGATGCGATAAAGTGCGAATGATTACATCAGAATCTGCAGGAAAGGGACATGCCATTGCTACTGGATTTGCGGATGCATTATTGAGAGATAATGATTTGATTGGTTTTGTGGATGCAGATATGGCTACCAGGCCCGAATACTTCTACGCGTTGATTCGAGAAATATATGATTGTGATGGTGTGATTGCAAGTAGGCATATGCCGGAATCAGTAGTAACGCCTGCTCGTCCGTGGATAAAAAGATGGGGTAAAAGAATATTCTATGATGGACTTGCGTATTTGTTGTTTGGACTAGCGTATTATGATATGCAATGTGGCGCAAAGTTATTTAAACGACATGTTATTACAACGGTGGTGCCACATTTGACGGTCAAGCAATGGGCTTTTGATGTGGAGTTGTTGTATCTGTGTAAAAAGAACGGATTTCTTATTAAGGAAATTCCAACGGTATGGCATGATCAAGCTGATAGTAAATTGACCAACATTTTTTGCGCAGGATTTCCGATGCTTGCATCCTTATTTCGTGTAAAATTTCGGCATTTATTTTCGTAA
- a CDS encoding glycosyltransferase, protein MGNVVLKSKKLHYFCSLFFFCTTLLCASVPKISIITSVYKGDQYIAGFMEDIVSQTIFDQCELIMIDANSPDNECQIIKKYMEQYSNIIYLRFDHDPGLYAVWNMAIAMAGGAYITNANLDDRLKFDCYEKHAQTLDMHTDVDLVYSDFYVTYYPNETFICNRYSHVRTMAEFSPENMVQPLPNNHPMWRKSLHDRCGYFDTTYRYVADYEFWLRAVGLGAIFMKAPGIYGLYYFNPQGVSTNSANGRAIRAEEARIYVRYSYLFK, encoded by the coding sequence ATGGGAAACGTTGTATTAAAAAGTAAAAAACTACACTATTTTTGTAGTCTATTTTTTTTCTGCACTACATTATTGTGCGCAAGTGTTCCTAAGATCTCCATTATCACCTCAGTCTATAAAGGAGATCAGTATATTGCCGGTTTTATGGAGGATATCGTCTCCCAAACCATATTTGATCAATGTGAGTTAATTATGATTGATGCGAATTCTCCCGACAACGAATGTCAGATCATCAAGAAGTATATGGAGCAGTATTCCAATATTATATATCTGCGGTTTGATCACGATCCCGGTTTGTATGCGGTGTGGAATATGGCAATTGCTATGGCGGGTGGAGCATATATTACCAACGCGAATTTGGATGATCGCTTAAAATTTGATTGCTATGAAAAGCATGCGCAGACTTTAGATATGCATACTGATGTTGATTTGGTGTATTCAGACTTTTATGTCACGTATTATCCGAATGAAACATTTATCTGTAATCGGTATAGTCACGTGCGCACTATGGCAGAATTTTCTCCTGAAAATATGGTGCAGCCGCTGCCAAACAATCATCCGATGTGGCGAAAATCGTTGCATGATCGCTGTGGCTATTTTGATACAACGTACCGTTATGTTGCTGATTATGAATTTTGGTTACGAGCGGTGGGGCTAGGGGCTATTTTTATGAAAGCTCCCGGGATCTATGGATTGTATTATTTTAACCCACAGGGGGTATCCACAAATAGTGCTAATGGGCGTGCGATTCGAGCGGAAGAAGCACGGATTTATGTTCGATATAGTTACTTATTTAAATAA
- the secA gene encoding preprotein translocase subunit SecA has translation MIAGLLARILGTNNARQLKRLDPIVSLINAFEPSIQQLTDEQLANKTNEFRQQLSNGKKLDDILPEAYAVVRETAKRTLGQRHFDVQLLGGIVLHQGKISEMKTGEGKTLTSTLSLYLNALEGKGVHLVTTNDYLASRDSQWMGVIFKALGLTVGCLQNSMSDKERKEVYQSDILYATNNELGFDYLRDNMKFRLEDYVQREANYAIVDEIDSILIDEARTPLIISGATDKSSRLYLDADRVMRRLKQDTDFEVDEKARSVQLTEAGNDAVEAAFHIDNLYAIEHVTLLHHCMQALKAHALFKRDVDYVVKDDEVLIVDEFTGRILSGRRYSDGLHQALEAKEGVDIERESQTLASITLQNYFRLYKKLAGMTGTAMTEAEEFYKIYKLNVIAVPTNRPLIRQDKQDFIFLTRNAKYKAIAEDIVERHKKGQPVLIGTIAIETSELLSMVLRAHNVPHEVLNAKQHQREAEIVEFAGRPGQVTIATNMAGRGTDIKLTPESVQAGGLYILGTERHESRRIDNQLRGRSGRQGDPGESRFYISLEDDLIRIFGGENLKKKMEWAGMKEDEVIESKTVSRVIENAQEKVEKHNFEIRRHLLEYDDVLNQQRTVIYEYRREVLEGQEGVYELIRDLLIKVVQDVISFNCPNRTLTPESIVAIYETLHKVTGLSPNDFLGKGFSKNSSDELEKDLINYLLEQYSLFRNQQQSEVIQSAEKWLLLETIDQAWKQHMLNLDHLKEGINLRSWGQKNPLIEYKKEAFAMFQDTMRQIGGDVVHHIFHLNVERFDQHKLEQRREQELEELRITSGEGLGESHESVQAHSDKVGRNDPCPCGSGQKYKKCCGK, from the coding sequence ATGATTGCAGGTTTATTAGCTCGGATTTTAGGTACCAATAATGCACGGCAATTAAAGCGGTTGGATCCAATTGTTTCGTTGATTAATGCCTTTGAACCTTCTATTCAACAGCTTACTGATGAACAATTGGCGAATAAAACAAATGAGTTTCGTCAACAGCTCAGCAATGGTAAGAAGCTTGATGATATTTTGCCTGAGGCGTACGCAGTCGTCAGAGAAACAGCAAAACGAACATTAGGACAACGTCATTTTGATGTGCAGTTACTGGGAGGTATTGTTCTCCATCAAGGTAAGATATCAGAAATGAAAACAGGGGAAGGAAAGACCTTAACCTCAACATTATCCCTCTATTTGAATGCGCTTGAAGGTAAAGGGGTGCATTTAGTAACTACCAATGATTATTTAGCAAGTCGTGACTCACAATGGATGGGAGTTATTTTTAAGGCACTTGGATTGACTGTTGGTTGCTTGCAAAATTCGATGAGCGATAAAGAACGAAAAGAAGTGTATCAATCGGATATTTTATACGCAACGAACAATGAGCTAGGGTTTGATTATTTGCGTGACAATATGAAGTTCCGCCTGGAAGATTATGTACAACGCGAAGCAAACTATGCAATCGTCGATGAAATTGACTCTATCTTGATTGATGAGGCCCGAACACCACTTATTATCTCTGGTGCAACTGATAAAAGCAGTCGATTATATCTTGACGCAGACCGTGTAATGAGACGTTTAAAGCAGGATACAGATTTTGAAGTAGATGAAAAAGCGCGTTCTGTGCAGCTTACTGAGGCTGGTAACGATGCGGTAGAAGCGGCATTTCATATTGATAATTTGTATGCAATTGAGCACGTAACATTATTGCATCATTGCATGCAAGCGCTTAAGGCACACGCATTATTTAAACGTGATGTAGATTATGTGGTTAAAGATGATGAAGTTTTAATTGTAGATGAGTTTACGGGTCGTATTTTATCCGGCCGTCGGTATAGCGATGGGCTCCATCAAGCGTTGGAAGCAAAAGAAGGTGTTGATATTGAACGTGAAAGTCAGACTCTTGCAAGCATAACATTGCAGAACTATTTTAGATTATATAAAAAACTTGCTGGTATGACCGGTACAGCGATGACTGAAGCCGAGGAATTTTATAAGATTTATAAATTGAATGTAATTGCGGTTCCAACAAATAGACCGCTTATTCGGCAAGATAAACAGGATTTTATATTTTTAACCAGAAATGCAAAATATAAAGCAATTGCAGAAGATATTGTGGAACGGCATAAAAAAGGTCAGCCAGTTTTAATTGGTACCATTGCCATTGAAACGTCAGAACTTTTGAGCATGGTATTGCGTGCTCATAATGTTCCGCACGAAGTACTTAACGCAAAGCAGCATCAAAGAGAAGCGGAAATTGTTGAATTTGCAGGAAGACCAGGTCAAGTAACTATTGCTACCAATATGGCGGGGCGTGGTACTGACATTAAATTAACGCCAGAATCAGTACAAGCAGGTGGTCTTTACATTTTAGGTACTGAGCGGCATGAAAGTCGACGAATTGACAATCAGTTGCGTGGACGATCAGGACGTCAAGGCGATCCAGGAGAATCTCGTTTTTATATATCTTTAGAAGATGACCTTATCCGTATTTTTGGTGGTGAGAACCTCAAGAAGAAGATGGAATGGGCAGGGATGAAAGAAGATGAGGTTATTGAATCAAAAACAGTATCTCGTGTGATTGAAAATGCCCAAGAAAAAGTTGAAAAGCATAATTTTGAAATTCGCAGACATTTACTTGAGTATGATGATGTGCTTAATCAGCAACGTACCGTGATTTACGAATATCGACGTGAAGTGCTTGAAGGGCAAGAAGGTGTATATGAGTTGATCAGAGATTTATTGATCAAGGTAGTGCAAGATGTGATTTCATTCAATTGTCCTAATCGTACATTAACGCCTGAATCTATCGTTGCAATTTATGAAACGTTGCATAAAGTAACGGGACTATCACCGAATGACTTTTTGGGCAAAGGGTTTAGTAAAAACAGTAGCGATGAATTAGAAAAAGATTTGATTAATTACTTGCTTGAACAGTATAGCTTATTTAGAAATCAGCAGCAGTCAGAAGTGATTCAAAGTGCAGAGAAATGGTTGCTTTTAGAAACCATTGATCAGGCATGGAAGCAGCATATGCTTAATTTGGATCATTTAAAAGAAGGTATCAATCTGCGTAGTTGGGGACAAAAAAATCCGCTGATTGAGTATAAAAAAGAAGCGTTTGCGATGTTCCAAGATACCATGCGCCAAATTGGTGGTGATGTGGTGCACCATATTTTCCATCTTAATGTTGAGCGATTTGATCAACATAAGTTAGAACAGCGTCGTGAGCAGGAGCTAGAAGAGTTAAGGATTACTTCTGGCGAAGGTTTAGGTGAATCGCATGAATCTGTACAAGCGCATTCTGACAAAGTAGGCCGTAATGATCCATGTCCGTGTGGCTCGGGTCAAAAATATAAAAAATGTTGCGGTAAGTAA
- the pgeF gene encoding peptidoglycan editing factor PgeF, whose amino-acid sequence MLFHRNPLFSIYFGNAADELYQQEYLQIVGYDAHELIQHPSFAHMSKMMGLTSLLFLKQVHGTQGLVITEENCNSFVPFSLDGDYLLTDQSDVGIGVMTADCLPIVFYDMRHHAVAIVHAGWRGSVAGIATKALCQMQEQYDTDVQQIRIFFGPSAKACCYEVTQDFLEQFSEFSFAGSLFMHRAGKIFFDLSEYNKQLLQEYGVAPHMIQLGYNICTMCATDFFSHRIQAQQGAQRAGRQMTVVSLK is encoded by the coding sequence ATGTTATTCCACCGCAATCCACTTTTTTCTATTTATTTTGGTAATGCCGCAGATGAGTTATATCAGCAAGAGTATTTACAGATTGTCGGGTATGATGCGCATGAGCTCATTCAGCATCCATCGTTTGCTCATATGAGCAAGATGATGGGCTTGACCTCGTTGCTGTTTTTAAAACAAGTACATGGGACGCAAGGCCTAGTGATTACTGAAGAAAATTGTAACAGTTTTGTTCCCTTCTCTCTTGATGGAGATTATTTATTAACAGATCAATCGGATGTTGGCATAGGTGTGATGACTGCAGACTGTCTGCCGATTGTTTTTTATGATATGCGGCATCATGCGGTCGCTATTGTTCATGCAGGGTGGCGCGGGTCGGTTGCAGGTATTGCGACAAAAGCATTGTGTCAGATGCAAGAGCAGTATGATACTGATGTGCAACAAATACGTATTTTTTTTGGCCCAAGTGCAAAAGCATGCTGTTATGAAGTGACACAAGATTTTTTAGAACAGTTTAGTGAATTCTCATTTGCAGGCTCTTTATTTATGCATCGTGCAGGGAAAATTTTTTTTGATTTATCAGAATATAATAAGCAATTGCTACAAGAGTATGGAGTTGCACCACATATGATTCAATTGGGGTATAATATATGCACGATGTGTGCAACTGATTTTTTTTCCCATAGAATACAAGCGCAACAGGGTGCGCAGCGTGCTGGTCGTCAAATGACAGTAGTCAGTTTAAAATAG
- a CDS encoding glycosyltransferase family 2 protein, translating to MMIYKIAQHLFLLLSVLVIMPLYGTSDIPEKKIVVIITSYNNALYYEKNLNSVVHQNYSNYQIIYIDDCSLDGTGDLVRAYVEQHGLQDKITVISNPYNRKALYNMYRAVHMCDDQAIIVKFDGDDYMADAFVLSTINERYYYNDIWFTYGQYQDVSSNEKKIGKAKPTPQAWVDRREYRSQWIWSGIRSFYAWIYKCIKLEDLLLESEPYLGKFLPTSEDAACVYPILEMAGKRFSFIEKVLLDRNIDTPLNDFKIHKPLQVLCGKFLRNLEKYSLLHEPNLGKMEPYQNAQADVIIIADHDSSDEQVQQTLDSFGTHLAHVGTIYILDHNSVCVTNRVDSPTEYIPCSSKNFVKQLRQCTPYMTEHVIIARAGALLERSFDCAQIIKELEQTYAHMFCLSDHIRNHFAYQDPRLIAVPCEHLWDSVYACKAGMIKGFKEKPIVALLRAKDLLDMSDDCVLHCVYVPDLPARRVILFDGRA from the coding sequence ATGATGATATATAAAATAGCACAACATCTATTCTTATTACTTTCTGTTTTGGTGATAATGCCTTTATATGGTACTTCTGATATTCCAGAGAAAAAGATAGTAGTGATAATCACATCATATAATAATGCTTTGTATTACGAAAAAAATCTGAATTCTGTAGTGCATCAAAATTATAGTAATTATCAGATAATTTATATAGATGATTGTTCTCTTGATGGTACGGGAGATCTTGTGCGCGCATATGTTGAGCAGCATGGATTACAAGATAAGATTACAGTAATATCTAATCCATATAATCGTAAAGCGCTCTATAACATGTACCGAGCGGTACATATGTGTGATGATCAGGCAATAATAGTAAAATTTGATGGCGATGATTATATGGCAGATGCATTTGTTCTTTCTACCATTAATGAGCGGTACTACTATAATGATATTTGGTTTACCTATGGCCAGTATCAAGATGTTTCAAGTAATGAAAAAAAAATCGGTAAAGCAAAACCAACTCCGCAGGCGTGGGTTGATCGACGAGAGTATAGATCTCAGTGGATATGGAGCGGCATACGTTCTTTTTATGCATGGATTTATAAATGTATCAAACTAGAAGATTTATTACTGGAATCAGAACCCTATTTAGGGAAATTTTTGCCTACATCAGAAGACGCGGCTTGCGTGTATCCTATTCTTGAGATGGCGGGTAAAAGATTTAGCTTTATCGAAAAAGTTCTTTTAGATAGAAATATTGACACACCTTTGAATGATTTCAAAATTCACAAGCCTTTGCAGGTTTTATGTGGCAAATTCCTCAGGAATCTTGAAAAATATTCACTCTTACATGAACCAAATCTTGGTAAAATGGAGCCATATCAAAACGCACAAGCGGATGTGATAATTATCGCAGATCATGATAGTTCCGATGAGCAGGTGCAACAAACATTGGATAGTTTTGGCACTCATCTTGCGCACGTGGGTACTATATATATTTTAGATCACAACTCTGTTTGTGTAACTAATCGTGTTGATTCTCCTACTGAGTATATTCCCTGTAGCTCTAAAAATTTTGTAAAGCAATTGCGGCAGTGCACACCATATATGACAGAGCATGTTATTATAGCGCGAGCGGGCGCTTTATTGGAGCGGTCGTTTGACTGCGCACAGATAATTAAGGAATTAGAACAAACGTATGCGCATATGTTTTGTTTATCTGATCATATTAGGAATCATTTTGCATATCAGGATCCACGTTTGATTGCGGTACCGTGTGAACATCTGTGGGACAGTGTGTATGCATGTAAAGCAGGAATGATAAAAGGGTTTAAAGAGAAGCCAATTGTCGCGTTACTGCGGGCAAAAGACCTGCTTGATATGAGTGATGATTGTGTATTACATTGCGTATATGTGCCTGACCTGCCAGCGCGGCGTGTAATACTATTTGACGGAAGAGCGTAG